One segment of Panicum virgatum strain AP13 chromosome 1K, P.virgatum_v5, whole genome shotgun sequence DNA contains the following:
- the LOC120695311 gene encoding peroxidase P7-like — protein MAASFRTWHCLMLALLVLAPAAHGQLSPSFYARSCPTLGLIVRATMIRALLAERRMGASLIRLFFHDCFVQGCDGSILLDDVGSFVGEKGAGPNVNSVRGYEVIDQIKASVEAICPGVVSCADIVALAARDSTFLLGGPTWTVPLGRRDSTTASQSMANTDLPSPASDLATLISAFGNKGLGPRDLTALSGAHTIGFSQCQNFRDRIYNDTNIDAAFAALRRRTCPAAQGSGDANLAPLDAQTQLLFDNAYYRDLVAQRGLLHSDQVLFNGDSQDALVRQYSANPALFASDFAAAMVKMGNISPLTGSAGQIRANCRVVNSS, from the exons ATGGCGGCTTCGTTCCGGACATGGCATTGCTTGATGCTCGCCTTGCTCGTGCTCGctccggcggcgcacgggcagcTCTCGCCGTCGTTCTACGCGAGGAGCTGCCCGACGCTGGGGCTCATCGTGCGCGCCACCATGATCAGGGCCCTCCTCGCCGAGCGCCGGATGGGCGCCTCCCTCATCAGGCTCTtcttccacgactgcttcgtcCAG GGCTGCGACGGCTCGATTCTTCTTGACGACGTGGGCAGCTTCGTCGGCGAGAAGGGCGCTGGCCCCAACGTCAACTCCGTCCGCGGCTACGAGGTCATCGACCAGATCAAGGCCAGCGTCGAGGCCATCTGCCCCGGCGTCGTCTCCTGCGCCGACAtcgtcgccctcgccgcccgcgaCAGCACCTTCCTG CTCGGAGGGCCGACATGGACGGTGCCGCTCGGCCGGCGCGactcgacgacggcgagccagAGCATGGCGAACACCGACCTCCCGTCGCCGGCCTCCGACCTCGCCACCCTCATCTCGGCGTTCGGCAACAAGGGCCTGGGCCCGCGGGACCTCACGGCGCTCTCCGGCGCGCACACCATCGGCTTCTCGCAGTGCCAGAACTTCCGCGACCGCATCTACAACGACACCAACATCGACGCGGCGTtcgcggcgctgcgccgccgcacctgcCCCGCCGCGCAGGGCTCCGGCGACGCCAACCTGGCGCCGCTCGACGCGCAGACGCAGCTGCTCTTCGACAACGCCTACTACCGCGACCTCGTGGCCCAGCGTGGCCTGCTGCACTCGGACCAGGTCCTCTTCAACGGCGACTCGCAGGACGCGCTGGTGCGGCAGTACAGCGCCAACCCGGCGCTCTTCGCCTCCGacttcgccgccgccatggtgaAGATGGGGAACATCAGCCCGCTCACCGGGAGCGCCGGCCAGATCAGGGCCAACTGCAGGGTGGTCAACAGCAGCTGA